Proteins encoded in a region of the Clostridium beijerinckii genome:
- the rpsA gene encoding 30S ribosomal protein S1: MSNEELESNMSELLNQYDVKRLNRGDVLKGKVIDVNDKEVSVNIDYAFDGLIAKEEVSINGRDPREVVSKDDEIYVYVISPNDGEGYVELSLIKALEIKEREELSECFKEKKNVKVHVKEETKGGVIAYYGNVRVFIPGSLASRERIQLNNLIGRDLDVRITELDFKNKKVIASRRIIEEEEYNKNKKNIWDNLKEGEKRNGVVKKIVKFGAFVDIGGVEGLIHLSDLSWERVNKPEDIVKEGDKVEVFIGNIDRKNERLSLILKDVTKEPWTVHGKDINEGDIFEGKVVRLTTFGAFVELFDGIEGLVHITEITDEHIAKPSDVLEANQKVKVKVLSINMEEKRIALSIKEAVETNKEYLDYIDNSNESGTSLGDLLKGFKFE; the protein is encoded by the coding sequence ATGTCCAATGAAGAATTAGAAAGCAATATGAGTGAACTTTTAAATCAATACGATGTAAAAAGACTAAATAGAGGAGATGTATTAAAAGGTAAGGTTATAGATGTAAACGATAAGGAGGTTTCGGTTAATATAGATTATGCTTTCGATGGATTAATAGCTAAAGAAGAAGTATCTATAAATGGCAGGGATCCAAGGGAAGTAGTCAGCAAAGATGATGAAATTTATGTTTATGTAATATCTCCAAATGATGGTGAGGGGTATGTTGAACTTTCTTTAATAAAAGCCTTAGAAATAAAGGAAAGAGAAGAATTAAGTGAATGTTTCAAAGAAAAAAAGAATGTTAAAGTACATGTGAAAGAAGAAACCAAAGGTGGAGTAATTGCATACTATGGCAACGTAAGAGTGTTTATTCCAGGCTCTCTTGCAAGCAGAGAAAGAATTCAACTTAATAATTTAATAGGAAGAGATTTAGATGTTAGAATCACTGAATTAGACTTTAAGAACAAAAAAGTTATAGCATCAAGAAGAATTATTGAAGAAGAAGAATATAATAAAAATAAGAAAAATATATGGGATAATTTAAAAGAGGGAGAGAAAAGAAACGGAGTTGTCAAGAAAATAGTTAAGTTTGGAGCTTTTGTTGATATTGGGGGAGTAGAAGGATTAATTCACCTTTCGGACTTATCATGGGAAAGAGTAAATAAGCCGGAAGATATAGTTAAAGAGGGAGATAAGGTAGAAGTATTTATAGGTAATATAGATAGAAAAAATGAAAGACTATCATTAATATTAAAAGATGTAACTAAAGAGCCATGGACAGTTCATGGTAAAGATATTAATGAAGGCGATATATTTGAAGGAAAGGTTGTGCGTCTTACTACATTTGGTGCATTTGTTGAGTTATTTGATGGTATAGAAGGTTTAGTTCATATAACAGAGATTACAGACGAACATATTGCAAAGCCTTCAGATGTATTGGAAGCCAATCAAAAAGTAAAGGTTAAGGTTCTAAGTATCAATATGGAAGAAAAAAGAATAGCATTGAGCATAAAAGAAGCTGTAGAAACTAATAAAGAATATCTTGATTACATTGACAACAGTAATGAAAGTGGAACATCATTAGGAGATTTACTTAAAGGATTTAAATTTGAGTAG
- the pyk gene encoding pyruvate kinase, which produces MQKTKMIFTIGPASDNEETLRKFIEIGMSAARLNFSHGTHETHKEKIELIQRLSKEMNSATAIVLDIKGPKIRTHNFVNDGVTLNDGDDFDFICGEEILGDEKRCSISYDVLYQDIKVGGKILVDDGLLKFKVTGVEGKTIHTKVVVGGEIKNHKGVNVPNVVIKLPSITEKDIEDIKFGCKMGVDFIAASFIRKASDILDVKKVLKENHGEHIKVIAKIENQEGVDNIDSIIEVTDAVMVARGDMGVEIPIQKVPIIQKMIIRKCNEAGKVVITATQMLDSMIRNSLPTRAEASDICNAIFDGTDAIMLSGESASGCFPIEAAKTMSKIAQEAEEYLDYNHLTARLREPSLTDYAAAISYSACRTANILHAKAIVAATKSGATARLLSRYRSKAPIIAITPYEQVRKGLSLNFGIFPMPCKMFNSTDEILTEAKNTVFSLNFTQPGDDIIVAAGMPTTQTGGTNMLKIEKI; this is translated from the coding sequence ATGCAAAAAACAAAAATGATTTTTACTATTGGTCCAGCAAGCGATAATGAGGAGACTTTAAGAAAGTTCATTGAAATTGGGATGAGCGCTGCAAGATTAAACTTTTCTCATGGTACACATGAAACACACAAAGAAAAAATCGAACTAATCCAACGTCTAAGTAAAGAAATGAATTCTGCAACAGCTATAGTTCTTGATATTAAAGGTCCAAAAATCAGAACTCATAACTTTGTAAACGATGGTGTAACTCTTAATGACGGTGACGATTTCGATTTCATATGTGGCGAAGAAATTCTTGGTGATGAGAAAAGATGCTCAATCTCATATGATGTGCTTTATCAAGATATAAAAGTTGGCGGAAAAATTCTTGTTGATGATGGTCTTCTAAAATTTAAAGTTACTGGTGTTGAAGGTAAAACAATTCATACAAAAGTTGTTGTAGGTGGTGAAATTAAAAATCATAAGGGTGTAAATGTACCTAATGTAGTTATTAAATTACCATCAATTACAGAAAAAGATATAGAAGATATAAAATTCGGATGCAAAATGGGCGTTGATTTTATTGCTGCATCTTTCATAAGAAAAGCCAGTGATATCTTAGATGTAAAGAAAGTTCTAAAAGAAAACCATGGGGAACATATAAAGGTAATAGCTAAAATTGAAAACCAAGAAGGTGTAGATAATATAGATTCTATCATCGAAGTAACTGACGCTGTAATGGTTGCCAGAGGAGATATGGGTGTTGAAATTCCAATTCAAAAAGTGCCTATAATACAAAAAATGATAATCAGAAAATGTAATGAAGCTGGTAAAGTTGTTATAACTGCAACTCAAATGCTTGATTCAATGATTAGAAATTCACTTCCAACTAGAGCTGAAGCAAGTGATATTTGTAACGCTATTTTTGATGGAACTGATGCAATCATGTTAAGTGGAGAAAGTGCTTCTGGTTGTTTCCCTATAGAAGCAGCAAAGACAATGTCAAAAATTGCTCAAGAAGCTGAAGAATACTTAGATTATAACCACTTAACTGCAAGACTTAGAGAACCATCACTTACTGACTACGCAGCTGCAATAAGTTATTCAGCATGTAGAACAGCTAACATATTACATGCAAAAGCTATAGTGGCAGCAACTAAGAGCGGTGCTACTGCAAGACTACTTTCAAGATACAGATCAAAGGCTCCAATCATAGCTATAACACCTTATGAACAAGTAAGAAAAGGATTAAGCTTAAACTTTGGAATCTTCCCAATGCCTTGTAAAATGTTTAACTCAACAGATGAAATATTAACAGAAGCTAAAAACACAGTATTTAGTCTAAATTTCACACAACCTGGAGACGATATAATAGTTGCTGCTGGAATGCCAACAACTCAAACTGGCGGAACTAATATGTTAAAAATAGAAAAAATTTAA
- a CDS encoding aminoacyl-histidine dipeptidase, with the protein MKNLENITGKRIFYHFNEISKIPRGSGNEKQISDYLLSFGKSLGLECIQDDALNVIIKKPASKGYEKAPTVIIQGHMDMVCEKNNDKIHDFEKDPISLVVKDDYIYADNTTLGGDDGIAVAYAMAILEDTSIEHPAIEVLITTDEETGMTGAKAVRSKDLDGKIVLNLDSEEEGKLWVSCAGGIRTESTLPIEWTNKKENTKEYVIEVKGLAGGHSGAEIHLERGNANKLMARVLREILNKVSFNLVSLKGGAKDNAIPREAMAVISIDQSKEKELIEAKTKIDSDISKELSTKDPGLKITLSESKDKIEKVFSDDTTTKAISLSYLYPNGVNTMSSEIEGLVESSSNLGVVTTNESDIKYHSAVRSSVFSLKEEIVERNKCLTEIMGGTFESAAGYPEWPYKSDSKIRDICKDVYLRMYGKEAEVVAIHAGLECGILKERLGDLDMISFGPNIIDIHTPNEHLSISSACRCFEYLVEVLKEIRN; encoded by the coding sequence ATGAAAAATTTAGAGAATATTACGGGGAAAAGAATTTTTTATCATTTTAATGAAATAAGTAAGATACCAAGAGGTTCTGGAAATGAGAAACAAATAAGTGATTATTTATTGAGCTTTGGAAAGAGTTTAGGATTAGAATGTATTCAAGATGATGCCCTAAATGTTATTATTAAAAAACCTGCATCAAAAGGGTATGAGAAAGCTCCAACAGTTATAATACAAGGTCATATGGATATGGTGTGTGAGAAAAATAACGATAAAATTCATGATTTTGAAAAAGATCCAATAAGTTTAGTGGTCAAAGATGATTATATATATGCAGATAATACAACTCTTGGAGGAGATGATGGAATTGCTGTTGCTTATGCGATGGCAATATTGGAGGACACATCGATAGAACATCCTGCTATAGAGGTATTAATAACAACAGATGAAGAAACAGGAATGACTGGAGCTAAAGCTGTACGATCAAAAGATTTAGATGGAAAAATTGTTTTGAATTTAGATTCAGAAGAAGAGGGAAAACTTTGGGTCAGCTGTGCTGGTGGAATTAGAACTGAATCTACTTTGCCTATTGAATGGACAAATAAAAAAGAAAATACAAAAGAATATGTGATTGAAGTTAAAGGATTAGCTGGAGGACATTCAGGAGCTGAAATTCATTTAGAAAGAGGAAATGCAAATAAATTAATGGCAAGAGTATTAAGGGAAATCTTAAATAAGGTATCTTTTAATTTAGTTTCATTAAAAGGTGGAGCAAAAGATAATGCAATACCAAGAGAAGCTATGGCGGTTATTTCAATTGATCAATCAAAGGAAAAAGAACTGATTGAAGCTAAAACAAAGATAGATAGTGATATTTCTAAAGAATTGAGCACAAAAGATCCAGGACTTAAGATAACATTATCTGAAAGTAAAGATAAAATAGAAAAAGTATTTTCAGATGATACTACAACTAAAGCAATTAGTTTATCATATTTGTATCCAAATGGTGTAAACACAATGAGTTCTGAAATAGAAGGATTAGTGGAAAGTTCATCAAATCTTGGAGTGGTAACAACCAATGAAAGTGATATAAAATATCATAGTGCTGTTAGAAGTTCTGTGTTTTCATTGAAAGAAGAAATAGTTGAAAGAAATAAATGTTTAACTGAAATTATGGGTGGTACATTTGAGTCTGCCGCAGGATATCCAGAATGGCCATATAAAAGTGATTCAAAAATAAGGGATATATGCAAAGATGTATACCTTAGAATGTATGGAAAAGAAGCAGAAGTTGTAGCTATCCACGCTGGATTAGAATGTGGGATACTTAAGGAAAGACTTGGAGATTTAGATATGATTAGTTTTGGTCCTAATATCATTGATATACACACTCCAAATGAACATTTAAGTATATCTTCTGCTTGTAGATGCTTTGAATATTTAGTAGAAGTTCTTAAGGAAATTAGAAATTAG
- a CDS encoding C40 family peptidase translates to MKIKNNRLMKCVITTFIFSGVFLINMQHAKADTTLTHNRGITIKTSELKTAKVIKAPSDSETVSNGEDSVSRGAISKGNEVVNYAYKFLGKPYVYGAVGPNAFDCSGLTQYVYNKFGVDISRTTYTQVNVGTKVDKSNLRAGDLVFFNTEGSISHVGIYIGNGEFIHAPRSGKPVMVSSLCDGYYSERYATARRIFC, encoded by the coding sequence ATGAAAATTAAAAATAATAGGCTTATGAAATGTGTAATTACAACTTTTATTTTTTCGGGAGTTTTTCTTATTAATATGCAACATGCCAAAGCTGATACTACATTAACACATAATAGAGGAATTACAATTAAGACTAGTGAACTTAAAACAGCTAAAGTGATAAAAGCACCATCAGATTCAGAAACAGTATCAAATGGTGAAGATTCAGTATCAAGAGGAGCAATTAGTAAGGGAAATGAAGTCGTAAATTATGCATATAAGTTTTTAGGAAAGCCATATGTTTATGGAGCGGTTGGTCCAAATGCTTTTGATTGCTCAGGATTAACACAATATGTTTATAATAAATTTGGTGTAGATATATCAAGAACTACATATACACAAGTAAATGTAGGGACTAAAGTGGATAAAAGTAATTTAAGAGCTGGAGATTTAGTTTTTTTTAATACAGAAGGATCAATTAGCCATGTGGGAATTTATATTGGAAACGGAGAATTTATACATGCGCCAAGGTCTGGAAAACCAGTAATGGTAAGTTCATTGTGTGATGGATACTATTCAGAAAGATATGCTACTGCAAGAAGAATTTTTTGCTAA
- a CDS encoding sporulation-associated protein gives MRYTRYEYKKSGRMKFLCSVVVIVGISIVGGVLISNVIFDGKSVQNVGINSSKSSTQGDYNGTIKNIIALQCGYYSKEENAKESLSAISKYCQPFIVEDDGKYRVLAGIYNEEDGLKKIEEFKSNNIDVAKISLGASSDDLENKKLIEIMNGFLTIVNKLQDNQVKSIKTAEFKAWTDGIVNEGSTAKSNKISQLYDYVKNLPDEMDKTNSSNDMQELYKLIKN, from the coding sequence ATGAGATACACAAGATATGAATATAAAAAATCAGGCAGGATGAAATTCTTATGTAGTGTTGTCGTTATCGTTGGGATATCTATAGTTGGAGGCGTGCTTATTAGTAATGTTATCTTTGATGGGAAGAGTGTACAAAACGTAGGCATAAATAGTTCAAAATCTTCAACTCAAGGTGACTATAACGGTACAATAAAAAATATCATCGCACTGCAATGTGGTTATTATTCAAAAGAGGAGAATGCAAAAGAGTCGCTATCTGCAATATCAAAATACTGTCAGCCATTTATAGTAGAAGATGATGGTAAATATAGAGTTTTAGCAGGAATATACAATGAGGAAGATGGCTTAAAAAAGATAGAAGAATTCAAGTCCAATAATATTGATGTCGCTAAAATTAGTTTAGGTGCTTCTAGTGATGACTTGGAAAATAAAAAGCTCATAGAAATTATGAATGGATTTTTGACAATTGTGAATAAGTTACAAGATAATCAGGTGAAAAGTATAAAAACAGCAGAATTTAAAGCCTGGACGGATGGAATTGTAAATGAAGGAAGCACAGCCAAATCAAATAAGATAAGCCAATTATATGATTATGTAAAAAATCTGCCTGATGAAATGGATAAAACGAACAGTAGCAATGATATGCAGGAGTTATATAAACTTATTAAAAACTGA
- a CDS encoding Maf-like protein produces the protein MKVILASASERRQELLSRLIKNFDVIVSNFDESKVIFEGSIDRYVKDIALGKALNVKNKLDEDAIIISADTVVTIDNMILGKPRDEEDAFNIIKSLQGRKHLVYSGVVVINTAKNLTIQESLSTEVTFSEISDDEILEYIKTGEPLDKAGAYGIQGIGGIFVEEIRGCYYNVVGLPLNKLKFMLKEIQ, from the coding sequence ATGAAAGTAATATTAGCTTCTGCTTCAGAAAGACGACAAGAACTCTTAAGTAGATTAATTAAGAATTTTGATGTTATTGTCAGTAATTTTGATGAGAGTAAAGTTATTTTTGAGGGCTCTATAGATAGATATGTTAAAGACATAGCTTTAGGAAAGGCACTGAATGTTAAGAATAAGCTAGATGAGGATGCGATTATAATTTCAGCTGATACTGTAGTCACCATAGACAATATGATACTAGGAAAACCAAGAGATGAAGAAGATGCTTTTAATATTATAAAATCACTTCAAGGTAGAAAACATTTGGTTTATTCTGGTGTTGTTGTGATTAATACAGCTAAAAATTTGACGATTCAAGAGAGTTTATCTACTGAAGTTACTTTTTCTGAAATAAGCGACGATGAAATATTAGAATACATAAAAACTGGTGAGCCTTTAGATAAAGCTGGTGCTTATGGAATCCAGGGGATAGGTGGAATATTTGTTGAAGAGATAAGAGGATGTTATTACAACGTTGTTGGACTGCCACTGAATAAGCTAAAGTTTATGCTTAAAGAGATACAATAA